One genomic window of Nicotiana sylvestris chromosome 10, ASM39365v2, whole genome shotgun sequence includes the following:
- the LOC138879524 gene encoding secreted RxLR effector protein 161-like, which translates to MYAMVCTRPDICQAVGLVSRYQTDPGLAHWQAVKRIMIYLKGTADYALCYQGGKDLRLVGYSDVDHEGDLDERKSSSGYVFLLSDGAISWSSKKQSCVSLSTMEDEYVALASVAQEAVWLKKFLEHLLDIAENTEPVLVYCDSEAAISSTKDPKFHCKTKHIDIKYNYARDMVRHKVVNVKYVCTKDMLADPLTKPLYRDAFVRHTRSQGLRRL; encoded by the coding sequence ATGTATGCTATGGTGTGCACTAGACCTGATATTTGTCAAGCAGTTGGCTTGGTAAGTAGATATCAGACCGACCCAGGTTTAGCACATTGGCAAGCAGTAAAGAGGATCATGATATATCTGAAGGGAACTGCTGATTATGCCCTTTGTTATCAAGGCGGCAAGGATCTACGATTAGTTGGATACAGTGATGTTGACCATGAAGGAGATCTAGATGAGAGGAAGTCTTCCTCAGGATATGTATTCTTACTCAGTGATGGGGCCATATCATGGAGTAGTAAGAAACAATCATGTGTATCACTATCTACGATGGAAGACGAATACGTGGCTCTTGCATCAGTAGCACAAGAAGCTGTTTGGTTGAAAAAGTTCTTGGAGCACTTGTTGGATATTGCTGAAAATACTGAACCAGTATTAGTCTACTGTGACAGTGAGGCTGCAATATCCTCCACCAAGGATCCAAAATTTCATTGTAAAACCAAACATATAGATATAAAGTATAACTATGCAAGAGACATGGTTAGACACAAGGTAGTGAATGTGAAGTATGTGTGTACAAAAGATATGCTAGCAGATCCATTGACCAAGCCTTTGTATAGAGATGCATTTGTGAGACACACTAGGTCTCAAGGCTTGCGTAGACTCTGa